In the Parasteatoda tepidariorum isolate YZ-2023 chromosome 3, CAS_Ptep_4.0, whole genome shotgun sequence genome, one interval contains:
- the LOC107441919 gene encoding uncharacterized protein, translating into MGKLNVTIFRYLSYEEFRALTAIEMGMKNHELVPGALIASIANLKHGGCHKRLMEVTKNGLAAYERGKRYDGYRLTNPGYDYLALRALSSRDVIAAVGNQIGTGKESDVFVVTDKDGNQLVLKLHRLGRTSFRKIKEKRDYHKHRNSASWLYLSRLAAVKEFTFMQALFDRGFPVPKPIDFNRHCVVMELIKGFPLCQIREVDDVPALYEELMNLIVNLGNHGLIHSDFNEFNIMLDPKGRPILIDFPQMVSTSHPNAEWYFDRDVTCIREFFKKRFNYESELYPTFQEISREDTLDLTTCASGYSKEVQEDLEEALGMMTLEEVPEKDETPESEGETQDFNNKEEETTIEEKRDHKMKSKNAILERYLDDSVEALKFNSDSQFSETSNETCDLPSLHNEENILSEELKPVNSGVISNKEINEKHEEISGESHSESDASENRDVIKKTKTKTYSIRSVTTIPPEEVRHRLKKQLSKQAKKTEKKRIIIKGEASATNRQRKSNMANIKECGVFAEW; encoded by the exons ATGGGGAAGTTAAACGTTACGATATTTAGATATTTGTCCTATGAAGAATTTAGGGCTTTAACTGCG atTGAAATGGGTatgaaaaatcatgaattaGTTCCTGGAGCTTTGATTGCATCAATTGCTAATTTGAAGCATGGTGGTTGCCATAAGAGATTAATGGAGGTCACAAAAAATGGATTAGCTGCATATGAGAGAGGAAAAAGAt ATGATGGATACAGGCTAACTAATCCTGGTTATGATTATCTTGCACTTCGTGCTCTTTCTTCAAGAGATGTAATAGCCGCTGTTGGAAATCAGATTGGTACAGGAAAGGAATCTG aCGTATTTGTGGTTACTGACAAAGATGGTAATCAATTGGTTTTGAAACTTCATAG GTTAGGCCGAACttcttttcgaaaaattaaagaaaaaagagacTATCATAAACACAGAAACAGTGCTTCTTGGCTCTATTTGTCTAGATTAGCTGCTGTTaaagaatttacttttatgcag gCTCTGTTCGACAGAGGTTTTCCAGTACCCAAACCAATTGATTTCAACAGACATTGCGTTGTGATGGAATTAATAAAAGGATTTCCTTT ATGTCAGATACGTGAAGTTGATGATGTTCCAGCTTTATATGAAGAATTGATGAACCTTATTGTTAATCTTGGAAATCATGGTCTCATTCATAGTGACTTCAACGAGTTCAACATAATGTTGGACCCTAAAGGAAGACCAATACTAATCGATTTTCCTCAAATGGTGTCAACTTCTCATCCTAATGCtgaatg gTATTTTGATCGAGATGTAACTTGTATAagggaatttttcaaaaaacgttTCAACTATGAGAGTGAATTATATCCAACATTTCAGGAAATATC GAGAGAAGATACTTTAGACTTGACTACGTGTGCCAGTGGCTATTCAAAAGAAGTTCAAGAAGACTTAGAAGag gCTTTAGGTATGATGACATTGGAAGAAGTTCCTGAGAAAGATGAAACACCTGAATCTGAAGGTGAAACACAAGATTTTAACAATAAGGAAGAAGAAACTACAATAGAAGAAAAAAGGGATCACAAGATGAAATCCAAAAATGCCATTTTAGAAAGATATCTTGATGATTCAGTGGAAGCTCTTAAGTTTAATAGCGATTCACAATTTTCCGAAACTTCAAATGAGACTTGTGATTTGCCTAGTCTGcacaatgaagaaaatatccTTTCTGAAGAACTTAAGCCAGTTAACTCTGGAGTTATTTCtaacaaagaaattaatgaGAAACATGAAGAAATTTCAGGTGAAAGCCACTCAGAAAGTGATGCAAGTGAAAACAGAGACGTAATCAAGAAAACTAAAACGAAAACATATAGCATACGTTCTGTGACAACTATTCCACCAGAAGAGGTTAGACATAGACTCAAAAAGCAACTTTCAAAACAAGCTaagaaaacagagaaaaaaaggattatAATTAAAGGTGAAGCTAGCGCCACAAATCGTCAAAGAAAATCAAACATGGCGAATATTAAAGAATGTGGTGTGTTTGCTGAAtggtaa
- the LOC107441927 gene encoding NIF3-like protein 1, whose amino-acid sequence MRKLLNLKLLKVLNQRYFSLFPKSISNKSFLSKQTALLSLSNIVYGKNVEYYRSIMDIKSVIKIIESNLPPELAEKWDKTGLLIKPDDNIEVSSIFFTIDLTEKVLDEAVSQRANMIIAYHPPIFSPLPKLVSDNWKDRIVMKCIKNSIAVYSPHTVCDIVDGGVNDWLLKCFDVCDICAVQTKQDFSDSKTIFEFTLPNNINIDNFMKNFLGFDLISVYKHKETQFVRLSSDLPHWRAFKMLSCQDEVEFISVKSASRINSIKGVGRVAKLKHSLKLKDCIDLVKNYLNLAHVRFSLGVKHSLDTEIETIAVCAGSGASVLKDVTADLYFTGEMSHHEVLHAIHNNTSIILVEHSNSERGYLKNLADLLQPQLRNIKLNISSVDRDPICIV is encoded by the exons ATGAGAAAACTgttgaacttaaaattattaaaagttttaaatcaaagatatttttctctttttcccaAATCAATTAGCAATAAGTCTTTTCTGTCTAAGCAGACAGCTTTGTTATCATTAAGTAATATAGTATATGGTAAAAACGTAGAATATTATCGAAGTATTATGGATATAAaatctgtaattaaaattattgaaagtaatttaCCCCCCGAATTAGCTGAGAAATGGGATAAAACTGGATTACTTATCAAACCAGATGATAATATTGAG gtatcttccatattttttacaattgatttGACTGAAAAAGTTCTGGATGAAGCCGTTAGCCAAAGGGCAAATATGATTATTGCTTACCATCCTCCAATTTTCAGTCCTTTACCGAAGCTTGTATCAGACAATTGGAAAGATCGAATTGttatgaaatgcataaaaaattctattgctGTGTATTCTCCTCACACAGTTTGTGACATAGTTGATGGTGGTGTTAATGATTGGCTTCTTAAGTGTTTTG atgTGTGCGATATTTGTGCTGTTCAAACCAAGCAAGACTTTTCAGATAGCAAAAccatttttgaatttactttaCCAAACAACATAAATATAGACaacttcatgaaaaattttcttggttttgatttaatatcagTATA tAAACACAAAGAAACACAGTTTGTGAGGCTATCATCCGACCTACCTCATTGGCGTGCGTTTAAAATGCTTTCATGCCAAGATGAAGtagaatttatttctgttaaatctGCATCAAGGATT aattcaaTCAAGGGTGTTGGAAGAGTGGCTAAACTGaagcattcattaaaattgaaggATTGCATAGATctggtgaaaaattatttgaatctaGCTCATGTTAGATTTTCGCTCGGTGTGAAACATTCGTTAG ataCTGAAATAGAAACTATAGCTGTCTGTGCTGGATCTGGTGCAAGTGTGTTGAAGGATGTAACTGCAGATCTTTATTTTACTGGTGAAATGTCTCACCACGAAGTGTTACATGCTATACATAACAATACCAGCATAATTTTAGTTGAACATTCTAACAGTGAAAGaggatatttgaaaaatttagctgATTTGCTACAGCCTcagttaagaaatataaaattaaatatttcctcaGTCGATAGAGACCCAATATGTATTGTATGA